A genomic region of Chloracidobacterium sp. contains the following coding sequences:
- a CDS encoding DinB family protein, which yields MRYTSIADIYSANRRIRSRLLDVLGEITDEEASAIPDGEKWSVRHIVEHLWMVEYGTARICERLLNAAKADGKPSDGSFGVGSQFGQRAAEVAVTRIEAPERVQPTGDVPIADSLEKMKETGVTLDAMQGDLESYDLSGHTFPHPFFGEINAGEWLVMAGLHERRHTEQIERVIGLIRQ from the coding sequence ATGAGATATACATCTATCGCCGATATCTATTCGGCCAACAGAAGGATCCGCAGCCGCCTGCTCGACGTGCTTGGCGAGATCACGGATGAAGAGGCCTCCGCCATTCCGGATGGCGAAAAATGGTCGGTCCGGCACATCGTCGAGCACTTGTGGATGGTCGAATACGGCACAGCCCGCATCTGCGAACGCCTGCTGAATGCGGCAAAGGCCGATGGCAAGCCGTCGGACGGCAGCTTTGGCGTCGGTTCGCAGTTTGGCCAGCGCGCGGCCGAGGTCGCAGTCACCCGCATTGAGGCTCCAGAACGCGTCCAGCCTACCGGAGATGTCCCGATAGCAGATTCGCTGGAGAAGATGAAGGAAACAGGCGTGACGCTCGATGCCATGCAGGGCGACCTCGAAAGCTATGACCTCTCCGGTCACACGTTTCCACATCCTTTCTTTGGCGAGATCAACGCCGGTGAATGGCTGGTCATGGCAGGGCTTCACGAGCGGCGGCACACCGAGCAGATCGAGCGCGTCATCGGCCTGATAAGGCAATGA
- a CDS encoding glutamate--tRNA ligase: MSDVRVRFAPSPTGYLHIGSARTALFNYLYARHTGGKFLLRIEDTDLARSTEESTRSILDGLEWLGFAPDEEIVFQSNNAAKHREAAKKLLAEGKAYRDFTPKADPNDANVKDAIKERARAQGGDKKMRDNPYRHLPQEESDARAAAGEPFAIRLKVPANGKTAFEDGVYGLQERDYAETEDLVLLRSDGHPLYNLAVVCDDIEMAITHVIRGQDHLTNTHKQILIYEALGVTPPTFAHLPLIMAPNKGKLSKRKHGEVVSMTTYRDAGFLAEAFRNFLALLGWSAGEEQEIYSLDELVAKFSLEGIHRSNAVFNFTEGDPRKWTDDKAQWMNAEYIRTMPVNELIQHVKPELKAAKLWREEYEDDSHNRLRERAAGSVEIGSAEWFEKAVDLIRARFFTLKDFSTQGRAYFSEDFDFDQSAIEKNLTKFPELRDWLPELADRFETEFGKANRPFANAGGSDKPFTEENIEAVVKTFTEEKNTKLGVIMNGARTLLTGVAVGPSMLSVFEILGLERTIMRLRARVAWNTAA, encoded by the coding sequence ATGTCTGACGTTCGAGTCCGCTTCGCTCCGTCACCGACGGGCTATCTTCATATCGGTTCGGCGAGGACCGCTCTGTTCAACTATCTCTACGCGCGCCACACGGGCGGCAAATTCCTGCTTCGCATAGAGGACACCGACCTTGCCCGCTCGACCGAGGAATCGACACGCTCGATCCTCGACGGGCTCGAGTGGCTCGGTTTCGCACCTGACGAAGAGATCGTTTTCCAGTCAAATAACGCAGCGAAGCATCGTGAGGCCGCTAAAAAGCTGCTCGCCGAGGGCAAGGCGTATCGTGATTTCACGCCAAAAGCTGACCCGAACGATGCGAATGTGAAAGACGCGATCAAGGAACGGGCCCGAGCCCAAGGCGGCGACAAGAAAATGCGCGATAACCCGTATCGCCACCTGCCGCAGGAAGAATCGGACGCGCGTGCCGCGGCGGGCGAGCCTTTCGCGATCCGTTTGAAAGTGCCCGCGAACGGCAAGACGGCATTCGAGGACGGCGTTTACGGCCTGCAGGAGCGCGACTACGCTGAGACCGAAGACCTCGTCCTGCTCCGCAGCGATGGCCATCCGCTCTATAATCTCGCCGTCGTCTGCGACGACATCGAGATGGCGATAACGCACGTAATCCGCGGCCAGGACCACCTGACGAATACGCACAAACAGATCCTGATCTACGAGGCATTGGGTGTCACACCGCCGACATTCGCACACCTACCGCTGATCATGGCCCCGAACAAGGGCAAGTTGTCAAAGCGGAAGCACGGCGAGGTCGTCTCGATGACGACGTATCGCGATGCCGGGTTTCTCGCCGAGGCATTCCGCAATTTTCTCGCTCTGCTCGGTTGGTCGGCGGGCGAGGAACAAGAGATATATTCGCTCGACGAACTTGTCGCAAAATTCTCGCTCGAGGGCATTCATCGCTCGAATGCCGTCTTCAACTTTACCGAGGGCGACCCGCGGAAGTGGACCGATGACAAAGCGCAATGGATGAACGCCGAATACATCCGCACGATGCCCGTTAATGAGCTGATACAGCATGTTAAGCCGGAACTGAAAGCCGCCAAACTCTGGCGAGAAGAGTACGAGGACGACAGTCATAACCGCCTGCGTGAGCGAGCGGCCGGTTCGGTCGAGATCGGATCGGCTGAATGGTTCGAGAAGGCGGTGGATCTGATCCGCGCACGGTTTTTCACGCTGAAAGACTTTTCGACACAGGGCCGGGCGTATTTTAGCGAAGACTTCGATTTTGATCAGTCAGCGATCGAGAAGAATCTCACGAAATTTCCGGAATTGCGGGATTGGCTGCCGGAGCTTGCCGATAGATTCGAGACTGAGTTTGGCAAGGCGAACCGGCCGTTCGCTAATGCAGGCGGTTCCGACAAGCCATTCACCGAAGAAAACATCGAGGCCGTCGTCAAAACCTTCACCGAAGAAAAGAACACAAAGCTCGGCGTCATCATGAACGGCGCCCGCACGCTGCTCACCGGCGTCGCCGTCGGCCCGTCGATGCTCTCGGTCTTCGAGATTCTTGGGCTTGAAAGGACTATAATGAGATTACGGGCCCGCGTCGCATGGAATACCGCTGCGTAG
- a CDS encoding cupin domain-containing protein yields the protein MKGYKTNIEKDTLKNKNFRKVLYSGPHLQLVLMSLKPKEEIGAEVHWENDQFLRFEGGKGRVIIDKTTYNVKDGDAVVVPSGAKHNVINMSASEDLKLYTIYAPPHHKDQIVRKTKAEAEANEEDFDGKTTEKGKARK from the coding sequence ATGAAAGGATATAAGACAAACATCGAAAAGGACACGCTCAAGAACAAGAACTTTCGCAAGGTCCTCTATTCCGGCCCGCACCTGCAGCTCGTATTGATGAGCCTCAAACCGAAAGAAGAGATCGGTGCCGAAGTGCATTGGGAAAACGATCAGTTTCTTCGATTTGAGGGCGGCAAAGGCCGAGTGATCATCGATAAGACGACCTATAACGTCAAAGATGGCGATGCCGTCGTGGTGCCGTCGGGAGCTAAGCACAATGTGATCAACATGTCTGCGAGCGAAGACCTAAAACTCTATACGATCTACGCACCGCCTCATCATAAGGACCAGATCGTGCGTAAGACCAAGGCCGAGGCTGAGGCCAACGAAGAAGACTTTGACGGCAAGACGACCGAGAAGGGCAAGGCCCGTAAATAA
- a CDS encoding DUF1801 domain-containing protein, whose product MRNKDIQAYNDAQSPGDRKICDALAGAICTSLPKAENKIWHAHPVWFLEGNPIVGYSKLKAGVRLMFWSGASFDEDELKPGTGKFKDASITYTSADEVTEKDLRRWLKKAATIQWDYKNVIKRKGVLERLK is encoded by the coding sequence TTGCGGAATAAAGATATTCAGGCATACAATGACGCTCAGTCGCCCGGTGACCGTAAGATCTGCGACGCGCTGGCGGGTGCGATCTGTACCAGCTTACCCAAGGCCGAGAACAAGATCTGGCACGCGCATCCCGTGTGGTTCCTCGAGGGCAATCCGATAGTCGGATACAGCAAACTGAAGGCCGGCGTCCGCCTGATGTTCTGGAGCGGAGCGAGCTTTGACGAAGATGAGCTAAAGCCCGGAACCGGCAAATTCAAAGATGCCTCGATAACATACACCTCGGCCGATGAGGTCACTGAAAAGGACCTGAGGCGTTGGCTCAAAAAGGCCGCGACGATCCAGTGGGACTACAAGAATGTCATCAAACGGAAAGGCGTTCTTGAACGCTTGAAATGA
- a CDS encoding PAS domain S-box protein, giving the protein MKEKMLTSWSLVWLLAAVLLVTAGALNFSQRAFQNLPPTDGVRWTLHADGVYADKVIAGFAGSRAGIAVGDRLIGIGLDGERTEEVTSPADVQIYLDAAGVDGNLTYYYQRPSYSFANNYYFADLRHIDSVPRWTPSIIFLAIVGVVWLSVGVFVLFKQGSRSPFILHFATVCLTAFVFHAYRAIGLGRDFDLAIDLLDNMALALFVPLFLHFCIRYPVRSAVFSSERWKTFVLYVPAAAFSAVLVFVSIFPQIFPATGLSEFMARLSDQYDLFGWLFRFNFYHFVVGVSIGAGILVWRVFKSRQPVVRQRLKWAMWGTIAAIAPIATMQLVERLAISIPNDNFSTAITTLPLALIPLSFGHSVVRYRLMDVDVVVRRALVYALTTLAIAMMIGAVALGLVFFAVGNNLSTTEITLRAVIAIVAMGVIVMLSEPLKKFLQERADRFFYGERYDLRQGLLDFGKTLSATTALDPLLDGLIERLRQVLDVEKAAVFIEDESATEHYRLSRSAGLGEEFRMPADFRTMVRQKSAATGVVRADEFDRPDAEAANGDTNGKNGNGKAVVRQELHYFVPCVVGGKMVAVIGLGRARDGSLLSSEDLEILRTISGYIAVAIENSRLYGQQREHTEELALLKEFNESIVESVNVGLLAVDENGQITRCNSTFEEMMGLVRDEAVGRPVNEVFDADFALNIESILGKSRWHLTEIRNAYKMHTADKAGRPLILNVAVAPLRSVSNQQTGAIIVLENVSSRVKLEETLQQSEKLSSIGLLAAGVAHEVNTPLTGVSSYTQMLLGMIPETDPKHALLQKMQRQTDRASNIVGNLLNFSRTGNSEEFAEIEIEKLLNDTLQLLEPQLRKSNIEIIKDYTSDPHSINGSAGKLQQVFTNLIINARDAMIGGGTITLLTRIDERGDLVVEVTDTGEGIPAENLAKVFDPFFTTKEVGNGTGLGLAVTYGIVQEHNGSIEAISRDGQGTTFRLVFSRMPQNGRQLAVS; this is encoded by the coding sequence ATGAAAGAGAAGATGCTGACAAGTTGGAGCCTGGTGTGGCTGCTTGCGGCTGTCTTGCTGGTCACCGCCGGGGCCCTGAACTTCTCGCAGAGGGCATTTCAGAATCTGCCGCCGACCGATGGCGTCAGATGGACGCTCCATGCCGACGGCGTCTATGCGGACAAGGTAATCGCCGGATTCGCCGGTTCGAGGGCGGGCATTGCGGTTGGTGACCGGCTGATCGGCATCGGCCTCGACGGAGAACGCACCGAGGAGGTCACCTCACCCGCTGATGTTCAGATCTATCTGGACGCCGCGGGCGTTGACGGCAATCTCACCTACTACTATCAGCGGCCGAGCTATTCGTTTGCCAATAATTACTACTTTGCGGACCTGCGCCACATCGACTCGGTGCCGCGGTGGACGCCATCGATCATCTTTCTCGCCATCGTTGGCGTGGTCTGGCTTTCCGTCGGCGTCTTTGTGCTTTTCAAACAGGGCAGCCGGTCGCCTTTCATACTGCATTTTGCCACGGTGTGCCTGACGGCATTCGTATTTCACGCATACCGCGCGATCGGCCTCGGACGAGATTTTGACCTGGCGATCGACCTGCTCGATAACATGGCGTTGGCCCTGTTCGTCCCGCTGTTTCTGCATTTCTGTATTAGATATCCGGTCAGGAGTGCTGTTTTCTCGAGCGAACGGTGGAAAACTTTTGTTCTCTACGTGCCCGCCGCGGCCTTTTCCGCCGTGCTGGTCTTTGTGTCGATCTTTCCGCAGATCTTTCCGGCAACCGGCCTAAGTGAGTTCATGGCCCGGCTGAGCGACCAATACGACCTGTTCGGCTGGCTTTTCCGGTTCAATTTCTATCATTTCGTCGTTGGGGTCTCGATAGGTGCAGGCATTCTGGTATGGCGCGTGTTCAAGAGCCGGCAGCCGGTAGTTCGCCAACGCCTCAAATGGGCGATGTGGGGCACGATTGCGGCGATCGCCCCGATCGCGACTATGCAGCTCGTCGAACGCCTTGCGATCTCGATACCGAACGATAACTTCAGCACGGCGATCACCACGCTGCCGCTGGCCTTGATACCCCTGAGCTTTGGCCACTCGGTCGTCCGGTACCGGCTGATGGACGTTGACGTGGTCGTCCGCCGGGCCCTTGTTTATGCGCTGACGACGCTTGCGATAGCGATGATGATCGGCGCCGTCGCATTGGGGCTGGTGTTCTTCGCTGTCGGCAACAACCTGTCGACGACCGAGATCACGCTGCGGGCGGTCATTGCCATCGTGGCAATGGGAGTGATCGTGATGCTGAGCGAACCGCTCAAGAAGTTTCTGCAGGAACGCGCCGACCGCTTCTTTTACGGCGAGCGATACGACCTTAGGCAGGGCCTGCTTGACTTTGGCAAGACGCTCTCGGCGACGACCGCACTCGATCCGCTGCTTGACGGACTGATCGAGCGGCTCAGACAAGTTCTTGACGTCGAGAAGGCGGCTGTCTTTATCGAGGACGAATCTGCCACGGAACACTACCGTCTCTCGCGCTCGGCGGGCCTTGGCGAGGAGTTTCGCATGCCGGCGGATTTCCGCACGATGGTCAGGCAGAAATCGGCAGCCACGGGCGTTGTTCGCGCCGATGAATTTGACCGCCCCGACGCCGAGGCGGCGAATGGCGACACGAACGGAAAGAACGGCAACGGCAAAGCGGTCGTTCGACAGGAACTGCATTACTTCGTTCCGTGCGTGGTCGGCGGCAAGATGGTCGCCGTTATCGGCCTCGGGCGTGCCCGCGACGGCTCGCTGCTGTCGAGCGAGGATCTAGAGATACTGAGGACGATCTCGGGCTATATCGCCGTCGCCATAGAGAACAGCAGGCTCTACGGCCAGCAGCGAGAGCACACGGAAGAATTGGCCCTGCTAAAGGAGTTCAATGAATCTATTGTCGAATCGGTGAATGTCGGGCTGCTTGCTGTGGATGAGAACGGGCAGATCACGCGGTGTAATTCGACATTTGAAGAGATGATGGGCCTCGTGCGTGATGAGGCGGTGGGGCGGCCGGTCAATGAGGTGTTCGACGCGGACTTCGCACTGAATATCGAGAGCATACTGGGCAAATCCCGATGGCACCTCACCGAGATCCGCAATGCCTACAAAATGCATACCGCAGACAAGGCGGGGCGGCCACTCATCCTGAACGTTGCCGTCGCGCCGCTGCGTTCGGTATCAAATCAGCAGACCGGGGCGATCATTGTGCTCGAGAATGTCAGCTCGCGCGTCAAGCTCGAAGAGACGCTGCAGCAGAGCGAGAAGCTCTCGAGCATTGGCCTGCTTGCCGCCGGTGTCGCCCATGAGGTGAACACGCCGCTTACAGGCGTCTCGAGCTACACGCAGATGCTGCTCGGCATGATCCCGGAGACCGACCCCAAGCACGCTCTGCTTCAAAAGATGCAGCGGCAGACCGACCGCGCATCAAACATCGTCGGCAATCTGCTCAATTTCTCACGCACCGGCAACTCGGAGGAGTTCGCCGAGATCGAGATCGAGAAGCTGCTTAATGATACGCTCCAACTGCTCGAGCCTCAGCTTCGCAAATCCAACATTGAGATCATCAAGGACTACACGTCCGACCCGCACAGCATCAACGGCAGTGCCGGAAAACTGCAGCAAGTATTTACAAATCTCATCATCAACGCGCGTGACGCCATGATCGGCGGCGGGACGATCACACTGCTCACGAGGATCGACGAGAGAGGCGATCTTGTGGTTGAGGTCACCGACACCGGCGAGGGCATCCCGGCTGAGAACCTCGCCAAGGTCTTTGATCCATTCTTTACGACCAAAGAAGTCGGAAACGGCACCGGCCTCGGCCTCGCCGTGACCTACGGTATCGTCCAGGAGCACAACGGATCGATCGAGGCCATCAGCCGCGATGGCCAGGGCACGACCTTCAGGCTGGTATTTTCGAGAATGCCGCAGAACGGCCGCCAACTCGCCGTGAGCTAA
- a CDS encoding DUF421 domain-containing protein, whose amino-acid sequence MLTYALLALSETSAWLQNLFILDSTVTWPEKIARPIIVYLALIVMLRVFGRRELAQLNPFDLVVILSLSNTVQNAIIGPDNSLVGGLAGAVALMGANYIVGRLNFSSKKIEALTEGSPAKIIEKGKINERERRRELITSRDLDVIAHQHGYDSPADIEKLVLDPNGSFLVFGKEEIRDARFKHEVLRRIDDISEQLARLSERPQRT is encoded by the coding sequence ATGCTTACCTACGCATTGCTCGCCTTATCCGAAACGTCGGCATGGCTCCAGAACCTATTCATTCTCGATAGCACCGTCACCTGGCCCGAGAAGATCGCCCGCCCTATCATTGTTTACCTTGCGTTGATCGTCATGCTTCGTGTTTTTGGCCGCCGCGAGCTTGCGCAGTTAAACCCGTTCGATCTCGTGGTCATCCTCTCGCTGTCAAATACGGTCCAGAATGCCATCATTGGCCCCGACAATTCGCTTGTCGGCGGCCTCGCCGGGGCCGTCGCGCTGATGGGTGCTAACTATATCGTTGGACGCTTGAACTTCTCATCAAAGAAGATCGAGGCGTTGACCGAGGGCTCGCCGGCAAAGATCATCGAGAAGGGCAAGATCAACGAGCGAGAGCGAAGGCGCGAGCTGATCACCTCGCGCGATCTCGACGTCATCGCCCACCAGCACGGCTACGACAGCCCGGCGGACATTGAAAAGCTCGTGTTAGATCCGAATGGCAGTTTCCTCGTTTTTGGCAAGGAAGAGATCAGGGATGCAAGGTTCAAGCACGAGGTGCTGAGACGGATAGACGACATCTCCGAGCAGTTGGCCCGGCTTTCCGAGCGGCCTCAGCGGACATGA
- a CDS encoding MFS transporter: MQSAENQEPVKDKFFTGPLILIFTTIFIDLIGFGMVIPILPFYSQAEPFGASPFVIGLLVAIYSWMQFFFTPVLGVLSDKYGRRPVLFVSLLGSALGYFVIGFAHSLLLVFVGRIISGITGGSISTAQAYIADVTTKENRARGMGLFGAAFGLGFILGPALAGILSKYGIQVPFYFAAALSLLNAVAVYFILPESLKPEHRSAGTPQQGRIAGALETLREPHFRMIAVTYFILITAFSIMTYAFVLFTEFIFGYNAEQNGYLFAYVGGIAIIMQGVVFGVAARRFGEARLAAFGCLVLSASLFAMPYTSPGTGGLLGLLAVSTFLSFGNAFATPALNSLASKNAAAHQQGRAMGVMQSGASLARALGPTIGGILLNNSVNKVDRFTVFRTYWTAAAIMFTAFLAAIWFLRTAKRERRDSAF; encoded by the coding sequence ATGCAGTCTGCAGAGAATCAGGAACCGGTCAAGGACAAATTCTTCACCGGCCCGCTCATCCTGATCTTTACGACGATCTTTATTGACCTCATCGGCTTTGGGATGGTCATCCCGATCCTGCCGTTCTATTCGCAGGCGGAACCGTTCGGGGCCTCGCCTTTCGTAATTGGCCTGTTGGTCGCGATCTATTCGTGGATGCAGTTCTTCTTTACGCCGGTGCTTGGCGTGCTGTCCGATAAGTATGGCCGCCGGCCGGTACTTTTTGTCAGCTTGCTCGGCTCGGCGCTTGGTTATTTTGTCATCGGCTTTGCACATTCGCTGTTACTTGTCTTTGTGGGCCGCATCATCAGCGGCATTACGGGCGGCAGCATCTCGACCGCACAGGCGTATATCGCCGACGTTACGACAAAAGAGAACCGCGCACGCGGCATGGGGCTTTTTGGGGCGGCATTCGGCCTCGGATTCATCCTCGGCCCCGCTCTTGCCGGCATCCTGAGCAAATACGGCATACAGGTGCCGTTTTACTTTGCGGCTGCGCTCTCCCTGCTGAATGCCGTGGCCGTCTATTTCATCCTTCCCGAATCGCTCAAGCCTGAGCACCGTTCGGCGGGGACGCCGCAGCAGGGTCGCATCGCCGGAGCCCTCGAAACGCTGCGTGAACCGCACTTTCGCATGATCGCCGTCACCTATTTTATTCTCATCACGGCGTTCTCGATCATGACCTACGCCTTTGTGCTGTTTACCGAATTTATCTTTGGCTACAACGCGGAGCAGAACGGCTATCTGTTTGCCTATGTCGGCGGTATCGCGATCATCATGCAGGGCGTCGTATTTGGCGTCGCGGCACGCCGATTTGGCGAGGCGCGCCTCGCGGCCTTCGGCTGTCTCGTGCTGAGTGCCAGCCTCTTTGCGATGCCTTACACGTCGCCCGGTACCGGCGGCCTTCTGGGCCTGCTTGCGGTTTCGACGTTCCTGTCGTTCGGGAATGCGTTTGCGACGCCGGCCCTCAACAGCCTCGCATCAAAGAATGCGGCCGCTCACCAACAGGGCCGGGCGATGGGCGTGATGCAATCGGGTGCCAGCCTTGCCAGGGCTCTCGGCCCGACGATTGGCGGGATACTCCTCAATAATTCGGTGAATAAGGTTGACCGTTTTACGGTCTTCAGAACGTATTGGACGGCCGCCGCGATCATGTTCACGGCATTTCTTGCGGCGATCTGGTTCCTCCGGACGGCGAAGAGAGAACGACGCGACAGCGCATTTTAG
- a CDS encoding carboxypeptidase regulatory-like domain-containing protein: MGFSLTTRRLWHAAFMVIALSAVPCFAAPTADVEVVIENTGNLGIIKGRVLDEAGGPIADASVAIFRSGTSKLLKQVSSARDGSFLARIMPGTYTVLAVAQGFNPMTLFGVEVARAAELTYGFKLERAGSGNTLPERRPDKNSSKWRIRAAQTQRSIYQNREGQPLPADETASSDTDVPEGRRKGQTVIGTYAASGARGNYAGVNFATALPLDHGTDVVVAGQFGKGTSAPARLETFVKLDQFDGHTIRLNSAVSRLGVLASAGEDKALGQFSFQAVDEWQVRDGVVLVLGFDYARFLGAGSDAMIAPRLGLQVDLNSRTRLRSAFVPQTEQRSWSDAIDLEGQSIAFAEPVAVEDLFLVSNKPQINKSRRLEFGIERVIDGRSSVEANVFFDTVFSRGVGLVSLGRDDFGDLLHNDLVAHQQGNARGLRVVYSRRIGTFLSASAGYSAGQGQRLSDAAITDPASTFENDFFQSLYGQITADLGSGTNVRTVYRLSPQATVFAIDPFKGRLAVFDPGLSVYVTQTLPTFGLPFRAEAMVDARNLFDIQSGVTGEENSLRLNGQRRMVRGGIQVRF, translated from the coding sequence ATGGGGTTTTCGTTAACGACAAGACGGCTTTGGCACGCTGCGTTCATGGTGATCGCGCTGAGCGCGGTGCCGTGCTTTGCTGCGCCGACGGCTGATGTCGAGGTCGTGATCGAAAATACGGGCAATCTCGGCATCATCAAGGGGCGCGTGCTCGATGAGGCCGGAGGGCCGATAGCCGACGCATCGGTCGCCATCTTTCGCTCAGGCACGTCAAAGCTGCTTAAGCAGGTCTCATCGGCACGAGACGGCAGCTTTCTCGCCCGTATCATGCCGGGCACCTACACCGTGCTCGCCGTCGCTCAGGGCTTTAATCCAATGACGCTCTTCGGGGTCGAGGTTGCCCGGGCGGCAGAACTTACATACGGATTCAAACTGGAGCGTGCCGGAAGCGGCAATACGCTTCCTGAAAGGCGGCCGGATAAGAACAGTTCGAAATGGCGCATCCGTGCCGCGCAGACCCAGCGGTCGATCTATCAGAATCGCGAGGGCCAACCGCTACCGGCGGACGAAACGGCTTCAAGCGATACAGATGTCCCTGAAGGCAGAAGAAAGGGGCAAACGGTCATAGGCACCTATGCCGCGTCCGGTGCAAGAGGCAACTACGCCGGCGTAAACTTTGCGACTGCTCTTCCGCTCGATCACGGTACGGACGTCGTCGTTGCCGGCCAGTTTGGCAAGGGAACGTCGGCACCGGCGAGGCTCGAGACCTTTGTCAAGCTCGACCAGTTTGACGGACACACTATCAGGCTTAATTCAGCCGTCAGCCGCCTCGGCGTGCTTGCATCAGCCGGTGAGGACAAGGCCCTGGGGCAGTTCTCATTCCAGGCGGTGGACGAGTGGCAGGTTCGCGACGGCGTCGTTCTGGTGCTGGGTTTTGACTACGCTCGCTTTCTCGGCGCCGGCAGCGATGCGATGATCGCCCCGAGGCTCGGTTTGCAGGTGGATCTGAATTCACGAACTCGACTCCGCTCGGCGTTTGTGCCCCAGACAGAGCAGCGTTCGTGGTCAGACGCGATCGATCTCGAAGGCCAGTCTATCGCCTTTGCCGAACCAGTCGCGGTAGAGGACCTGTTTCTGGTCAGCAACAAGCCTCAGATCAATAAGTCGCGTCGGCTCGAGTTTGGCATAGAGCGCGTTATCGACGGCCGGTCGAGCGTCGAGGCAAATGTTTTCTTCGATACCGTATTCTCGCGCGGCGTCGGCCTCGTAAGCTTGGGCCGTGATGACTTTGGCGATTTGCTGCACAATGATCTCGTCGCCCATCAGCAGGGCAATGCGCGCGGCCTTCGCGTTGTCTATTCGCGCCGCATCGGGACCTTCCTTTCAGCATCGGCGGGCTACTCCGCCGGTCAGGGGCAGAGGCTTTCGGATGCGGCGATCACCGACCCGGCGAGCACCTTTGAGAACGATTTTTTCCAGTCGCTTTACGGCCAGATAACCGCAGACCTCGGCAGCGGCACAAACGTGAGGACCGTTTACCGGCTCTCGCCACAGGCGACGGTGTTTGCGATCGATCCCTTTAAGGGGAGGCTCGCCGTTTTTGATCCGGGCCTTAGCGTGTATGTCACGCAGACACTGCCGACCTTTGGCCTGCCCTTCCGTGCCGAAGCGATGGTCGATGCGAGGAACCTGTTTGACATACAGTCCGGCGTCACCGGTGAAGAAAACTCGCTGCGGCTGAACGGCCAGCGTCGGATGGTGCGCGGCGGGATTCAGGTCAGGTTCTAG